GACGATCTCAGTCATCTTTTCCACGAGCATTTTTTGTTGCTCGTCAATCGTGGCCACTTCTTGATCAGTCATTTCTTTAAATGAAGGGTCACTCTCGGACATAGCCAAAACCTCTTCACGCTGACGTGAAAGTTTCTCGTATTCACCTGCAAAATACGCGGTCTTGGGATTTTGCTTAAATTGTTCTAAATTTATTTCGGCCATGTGATTTTAGTGTACCAAAGAAAAAAGCCATCAGAAAGTGATGACTCTTTTCAAAAATATTTATTTTTTTGTCTTTGGAGTGGCTTTCTTGGGGCTGGCCTTGCTGCTGGCCTGACGAGCTTTAAACTTTTCTACGCGGCCGGCGCTGTCGAGAGATTTTTCAAGACCGGTATAAAAAGGGTGTGAAGCGCTGGTGATTTCCACTCGAAAGAGAGGGTACTTTTTGCCGTCTGCTTTGTATATACCCTCCTCAACAGTCTTGACTGTCGAAGAAATTAAAAACTGAGCTTCGTTTGAGGCATCTACGAAGAGGACTGGTCGGTGATTGTCTGGATGAATATCTTTTTTCATATTTTTTAGGTTTTTTGAGTATATCAGAAAGCTCCAAAAAGGCAACCGAGCGGCTTTTTAGCTGCCCTGAAGAATATCGATGTTGCCTTGAATATCCGTGGCTTTTGCCATAACTTGATCACCATAAAACTTGTTGCTGCCAGAACAGGTGCGGCCGGAATAATAGCGGCAAGCAGCATTGCGCTCAGCCGTATAGCTACCCCCCACTGCCCCAAGATCCTCCATATAAAGAGCCGCCGCCATAAAAGCATCGAGAGGGCGCCATGGGTCCGGCACGGAAACATTGAGAGCATTTTGCAGGCGGCCGACATTGAGCGCCCAGGTCGAGGCGATAAACTGTGCCGGACCCATGGCGCCTCCATAACCCGTCGTAAACGGACAAGACACCCGCGTATGATATGGGTCACGCCCAAGCTGACTCATCAACGCAATAAATGGCTCGACATCTCGCCCAGGCTTCATCACGTTAGAAACAGCCGCTCCGTTGCTTACTTTGGTACCATTTCCGTTTTGATCCGCAAGATAACACGACCCTACATTGGAACCAAGGTTGCTTTCCTGTTGGATAATAGCCAACACGAAGGCTGCCCGAACGCCTGTTTTGTTGGCTACTGTCTGAGCATAAGTCACAGCATCTCCAAAAGGAATAGCAGCCGCATCACGCAAAGCAAAAAGAGCGTTGCGAATCTTGGCTGCCTGAGCCTGCTTGTCAGACAAGACCGACTGATATGATTTTTGCTGATTTTTATTTAAAGCGAGTAATTCTTTTTTACTATTTTGAGCCGTCACAATTTTTTTCTTTTCAGTCTCGACATTTACTTCAATATCGATTTCCTGATTGCGCTGCTGGTCAAGCTGCTGCTTGGCCTGCTCATTTTGGCCTTTAGCCGTGCGAACACTATCAATAATATTTTTTAAAGAAGAATCTATGGAGGCGTAAGCATCAAGGTCCACATAAAAAGTGGAGAGGTCTCCCCCACTCAAAAAAGCTTCCTGCAAGGAATAGTCATCGAGCTGCTGAGTCTGACTAATAATCCGGGCCAGAGAGTCTTGTCCATGGCCAATCTGATCGGTCAAAGCATTGATGGTGTTGGTCTTGACGGTGATATCGTTGCCCAATTTTTTAATGGCCAGCTGGTGAGCCTGGATTTTCAATTGGGCTTGCTTGATTTGAAGATCAAGAATAGAAATATCTCGCTGAATCGAAGCTCCCTCGCTTTGTTTTGCCTGGAGCTGACTTGAGACATTGGCAATATCGTTTTCGAGCTGCTGAAGTTGGGCCCGGCAGACGGCTTTTTGAGCTTCTGTATCACAAACTACTGTGGTATCCGCAGACTGAGCAAAGACAGCTTGAATAGGCTGAACAAAACTATAGACAGAGACAGCTAAAATAGAAAAACTAAGACCAAATAGAAATCTTGGGGACATGACCCCTATTATAGAGGAATAAAAAACAAGCGTCCAATTTCTTGGATAACACGCTATATAATGGCACTACTCAGCAGCCGGCACTTCCTCCTCTTTCTTGCCTTTCTGGTCTGTTACTTCGATAGCGGCGAGGTCAACTGGGACGACTTCCTCTTCTTTTTCTTCGCGAGGAGCGTTGGTCAAGGCAATCACTTCATCTGCTTGTGTCATCAACTCAACTCCTGCAGGCAGGGCGATCTCTTTGGCCAAAACTTGGCTTTCAAATGTAGCTAGGGTAGAAATATCGACGTTCAATGAGTGCGGCAAATCTTTTGGAAAAGCTTCGACTTCGATTTCGTGCAAAACTTTTACCAATGAGCCTCCTAGATCCTTGACGGCTGGAGCCACGCCGATAAATTCGAGCGGAACATGCACTTTGACTTTTTTGCCTTTTTCAAGGATATAAAAATCAACATGTCGCACAACCCCAGATACAGGGTCAAGATCGACATCGTGGATAAGGGCTTCGTGGTCGTCGCTATCACCTTTGAGAGTGATAACTGAAGATTCGCCAGCCTCTTTCCATGCCTTCAAAAAATCAATTTTGGAGATGGAAATAGACGTTGACGGCTCTTTACGTCCATAAAAAACTGCTGGGATTTTGCCCGAAGCGCGCAAAGTCGCCAGTTTATGAGCGGTATCTCGCTTTTCAACGTTTAATGTAATCATGGCGCTAGTATACCCAAGAACCAAGAAAAATCAACCGCCGAGCAAAATTCATCTGCTAAGGAATGAGATCGTAGATATAAGAAACGGAACCATTAAAGGGGACTGATTTGTTTGGACTGGTAGTATTGTTGACATAGGCCGCTGAAACCTGGCAATTGCTGCCGGTCAGACTATTACAATTTTGATCATTCGAAAGTGTAGTCACCTCCATCTGGACTCCAACATGATAAGTGGTCGGGTTGGGTATGACATCTACAGAATAGCAATAGCTGCCATTGCGGCAGGCGGCGCCCGTGTTGCCAAGCGGATCTGTCGGCAATTTAGAAATATAAGTAGGCACTAGACCCGCGAGAGAAGTTGGAAAAGTTTTATTGGTAGTGTAATAAAGCTGGAGAGCATTGCGAAGCTGACGAATATCTGAAATACGCTGGGCATCCCTCCCTCTTTGGCGAGCTGAAGTCAAAGCCACCAAAACCACCGCCGACAAAAGGGCAATGATGGCGATGACGACTAAAAGTTCAATCAAAGTAAAGCCGGATTTTTTTCCAAATTTTATTTTTGACATAAAAATTACTTTTGATAGATCTGCTCTTGCGTAATAGGCTGATGACTTGGAGCGGTGACGCGGATAGCTAAAAAAACAGCGATGACCACTACTACTACGACCACCAGCGCCAAAAAATAGACTACTTGGGGTCTTCGTTGGTTTGATTGTTGACCTGTCTTTGCTCTGTAAGCTGAAGAGGCTGATTGGTTGTCTTCAAATTGAAGATCTGACATGGCTTTATAGTATCAAAATAATAGCGGCCGAACAATCGTTAAACAATTCGCTGAATAATACGGATTTTCTTCTCAACCAGCTTCTGCATGGCATTCAGGGCTGGAATACTGAGCTTGTAGGGCGTATTTTCATCCGGCTGGGCTGCCAGGGAGGCCTTGAGGGCCGTTGTATACGCTACTCTGAGCTCTGTGCTGACATGCACAATAGCCACCCCGTTTTCAACACTTTTAGCAATGTCTTCAGCTGAGTTGCCAGAAGCCCCATGGAGAACGAGCGGAAGACCGACGGCTTGGTATATGCTAGCGACGGTAGGAATATTGAGGGCGGGGTCTTTACCGCCACGGAGCATGCCATGAAAATTTCCAACGGCGGGAGCGAGAAGATCAATCCCTGTCTCCTTGATAAAACGCACAGCATCGGAAGGTTTGGTTAAAGCCTCAGCATTGACCATGGCTCCTTCTGGAATAGCGTCTAGAATTTTTGACGACTGACCAATATAGCCGAGCTCTCCTTCGAGTAAAATATCACGCGGGTCATTCCAAAAAATTTTTGACAAAAAACCGCTGGATTTTGTCCGAGCATACTCGACACACTTTTTTGTTTGCGTGATGTTTTCTTCAATGGAAAGTTTGGCCCCATCAAAAATAGCCATATCATACCCAGCATCAATAGCCTCTTTAACTCTTTCAAAAGAATACGTGTGGTCTGCATTTAAAAAGACTGGCTGCCCGGAGTCGCGGACGCTTCTCACTAAAGCCACAGCCTGAGTGAGGCCAATGAAGTCTCTCTCCCCTTCTGATGTCCCCACAATCACCGGCACTTTATTTTTCTCCCCAAAAACTTTCTCGGAAACAGCCTGAGCCGCTCTGACCACCGCCCAAAAACCTTCGAGATTGGAAATATTGAAATGGCCAATGGCTTTTTTCTGGGCAGAGGCTTCAGAAATATACTGGCGTAAAGACTTCACTTTTAGCATGAGATATATTGTAACATATGCTAGAATAAGACCCAATGAAAACCTCGGAAGAAAACATCGAATTTGTCGCCATCGGAGATACCGTGATTGACGCTTTTATCCGTCTGAAAATTGCCCGCGAAAATCACAATGCTGAATCAGGCGCGCTTGAACTCTGCATGCCTTTTGCAGATAAAATACCCTACGATTTTGCCGAAGAGGTGCCAGCTGTTGGCAACAGCGCCAACGCTGCCGTCTCTGCTGCCCGCCTTGGACTCAAAGCCGCTTTAGTGACAGATATCGGCGGTGATCAGCATGGGCGGGAGTGCCTGGACCGCCTACACAAAGAAACCGTGGACACCAGCCTCATCACGGTCCATCAAGATCTGAATACCAATTATCATTATGTCCTCTGGTTTGAAAAAGAGCGCACTATTTTAATTAAACACGAAACCTACCCCTACAAGCTGCCTGAAATCATTTCTCCAAAATGGCTTTACCTCAGCTCCCTTGGTGAAAATGCTCTAGACTATCACAAGCAAATTGAGCAATACCTCATCGCTCATCCAGAAGTCAATTTGGTTTTTCAACCGGGCACTTTTCAAATAAAACTCGGCAAGGAAGCCCTTGCGGAAATATACAAAAGAAGCAAGGTTTTTTTCTGCAATGTCGAGGAGGCGGAACTGATATTAGGAATGCCCAACGCAGCCCATCCAGGGACGCAAGAAAAGCGTAAGGCTCAGGTAAAAATATTATTGGAAAAAATCGCCGCTCTTGGGCCAGAAATTGTAGTCATCACCGATGGGCCAGACGGAGCGTACGCTCGTTACGTTGAAAAAAATCAAGTGGGCCAGGAAAACACTGTTGTCTCTCTTTTTGTTCCTGAGTATCCAGATCCTCGCCCTGCTTATGAACGCACCGGTGCTGGCGATGCTTTCTCATCTACCTTTATAGTCGCCCTGGTCCTTGGAAAAGACATCTCAGAGGCTTTGAAATGGGGCTGCGTCAACTCAGCCTCAGTCGTACAGCAAGTCGGCGCTCAAAAAGGGCTTCTCAATCGCGAACAATTGGAAAAATTTTTATTGGAGGCACCCCAAGGTTGGTCTGTTGACAATATATAGCCAAGACAGGTATTGTTGCTCTAGAAAGTGAAAATTGAAACCCTTTGAAACTTATGCTTAGAAATCCAGCAGCAGTTTTGGGCTACGCCAGCACCTTGTTTGTCAATTCAGGACACCAGATCTGTCAGACTCAGGATGGCTTACGGCGGGCAGCGCAGCGTGTCCGCAGCAAAATCAGTCAGATTACTCAAAAAGAACGCCTGAGCCACGTGCCCTGCTTTGACATGGTCATCGTGCTCAAAGACGGCAATGACAAAAGACCTTTCGATGTGCGCGACAATATCCTCGAGGGAGTCCGGACCACCGTCCGAATCCTGGAAAAAAAATACCTCAACCAAAACATCGGCAGCGATTGCATCGAATCCATGGCTGAATGGTGCAAGGGTGAGACTATCGAAAAAAGGATCTTGATAGTGGGCAACGCAAACCTCGTTCGTGAAAGTGTTTTCGCGGTGACCGATCAGCACGATATCCCCAACGAAGAAAAGAGGGTGTGTGACGATTGGACTATCAAGCGAGAAAGTCCGTTTGGCATTTATATCTGTATCCGTGGAGGATACGTCAGAAATGCCCAGCACATCTAGTGGAATGGGGACCTGAAAAAATTTAAACAAAAAAACCGAGCGTAGCACCCTCGGTTTTTTCTTTTT
Above is a window of Candidatus Paceibacterota bacterium DNA encoding:
- a CDS encoding class II fructose-bisphosphate aldolase, with protein sequence MLKVKSLRQYISEASAQKKAIGHFNISNLEGFWAVVRAAQAVSEKVFGEKNKVPVIVGTSEGERDFIGLTQAVALVRSVRDSGQPVFLNADHTYSFERVKEAIDAGYDMAIFDGAKLSIEENITQTKKCVEYARTKSSGFLSKIFWNDPRDILLEGELGYIGQSSKILDAIPEGAMVNAEALTKPSDAVRFIKETGIDLLAPAVGNFHGMLRGGKDPALNIPTVASIYQAVGLPLVLHGASGNSAEDIAKSVENGVAIVHVSTELRVAYTTALKASLAAQPDENTPYKLSIPALNAMQKLVEKKIRIIQRIV
- a CDS encoding PfkB family carbohydrate kinase, which gives rise to MKTSEENIEFVAIGDTVIDAFIRLKIARENHNAESGALELCMPFADKIPYDFAEEVPAVGNSANAAVSAARLGLKAALVTDIGGDQHGRECLDRLHKETVDTSLITVHQDLNTNYHYVLWFEKERTILIKHETYPYKLPEIISPKWLYLSSLGENALDYHKQIEQYLIAHPEVNLVFQPGTFQIKLGKEALAEIYKRSKVFFCNVEEAELILGMPNAAHPGTQEKRKAQVKILLEKIAALGPEIVVITDGPDGAYARYVEKNQVGQENTVVSLFVPEYPDPRPAYERTGAGDAFSSTFIVALVLGKDISEALKWGCVNSASVVQQVGAQKGLLNREQLEKFLLEAPQGWSVDNI
- a CDS encoding 50S ribosomal protein L25 — encoded protein: MITLNVEKRDTAHKLATLRASGKIPAVFYGRKEPSTSISISKIDFLKAWKEAGESSVITLKGDSDDHEALIHDVDLDPVSGVVRHVDFYILEKGKKVKVHVPLEFIGVAPAVKDLGGSLVKVLHEIEVEAFPKDLPHSLNVDISTLATFESQVLAKEIALPAGVELMTQADEVIALTNAPREEKEEEVVPVDLAAIEVTDQKGKKEEEVPAAE
- a CDS encoding prepilin-type N-terminal cleavage/methylation domain-containing protein encodes the protein MSKIKFGKKSGFTLIELLVVIAIIALLSAVVLVALTSARQRGRDAQRISDIRQLRNALQLYYTTNKTFPTSLAGLVPTYISKLPTDPLGNTGAACRNGSYCYSVDVIPNPTTYHVGVQMEVTTLSNDQNCNSLTGSNCQVSAAYVNNTTSPNKSVPFNGSVSYIYDLIP
- a CDS encoding type B 50S ribosomal protein L31 is translated as MKKDIHPDNHRPVLFVDASNEAQFLISSTVKTVEEGIYKADGKKYPLFRVEITSASHPFYTGLEKSLDSAGRVEKFKARQASSKASPKKATPKTKK